A portion of the Trichoplusia ni isolate ovarian cell line Hi5 chromosome 12, tn1, whole genome shotgun sequence genome contains these proteins:
- the LOC113499487 gene encoding uncharacterized protein LOC113499487, with product MEEDDNSDLIIAVCGVIIGGSLNTRKCWVRPSLMSRNKYSTCQRLSDLKEDDLVLYKPISFKTFLSLTSTDFEYLLNIVGHKIAKQDTNYRKAVSPVERLSITLKYLSSGNSFSSLCDVFKVSPQLISSIIPEVCDALVEGLSDYVKIPRSQEGWREIADEYLKRWQRPNCLGSMDGKHIKLQCPPKSGSDYINYKKYFSIVLFALVDADYNFLYANVGCQGRISDGGVFNNSALCRLLNDNELNIPHKTPLPGRNLPVSNFFLGDDAFPLQPHIIKAYDGNHTMGSSKRVFNYRVCRGRRVVENVFGQLTHKFKIFHRPIQLIPEKATTVTLACIHLFNYIKRTAATQQNEYDTENNQGEVFPGEWRRHLENDSCLDNMSGEDNQTSDTTVTAEDTRVELTDYFLSSVGGLEWQYNQ from the exons ATGGAGGAGGACGATAACAGTGATTTAATAATAGCAGTTTGTGGAGTTATTATCGGTGGATCCCTCAACACACGAAAGTGTTGGGTTAGGCCAAGTTTAATGAGTCGCAATAAATACAGTACTTGTCAAAGATTAAGTGATTTAAAGGAAGACGACTTGGTTCTATACAAACCCATTTCTTTTAAGACTTTCCTGTCATTAACCAGTACCGACTTTGAATATTTACTGAATATTGTTGGACATAAAATAGCTAAACAAGACACAAATTACAGAAAAGCAGTTTCACCAGTAGAAAGATTGTCAATAACGTTAAAATACCTAAGCTCAGGAAATTCTTTTAGTAGCCTGTGCGACGTCTTTAAAGTATCTCCTCAACTAATTTCAAGCATTATTCCTGAAGTATGTGATGCTTTAGTTGAAGGACTTTCAGATTATGTGAAAATTCCAAGGAGTCAAGAAGGATGGAGAGAAATTGcagatgaatatttaaaaagatggCAAAGACCCAATTGTCTTGGATCAATGGATGGGAAACACATAAAACTTCAATGTCCCCCAAAAAGTGGAAGTGAttatataaactataaaaa atatttcagtattgtGCTCTTTGCTTTAGTAGATGCTGATTACAACTTTTTGTACGCTAATGTGGGATGTCAGGGTCGGATTTCAGATGGTGGGGTTTTTAATAATTCAGCATTATGTCGATTGTTAAATGATAATGAATTGAATATACCACATAAAACCCCTTTACCCGGAAGGAATCTACCAGTATCGAATTTTTTTTTGGGTGATGACGCGTTTCCTCTGCAACCCCATATTATAAAGGCTTATGATGGTAATCACACAATGGGATCATCTAAGAGGGTTTTTAACTATCGCGTATGTCGAGGGCGAAGAGTAGTTGAAAACGTGTTTGGGCAGTTAACACACAAATTCAAGATTTTTCATAGACCTATTCAGCTAATCCCAGAAAAAGCTACTACTGTAACTTTGGCgtgtatacatttatttaattatatcaaacGAACCGCTGCAACTCAGCAAAACGAATACGATACTGAAAATAATCAAGGAGAAGTCTTTCCCGGTGAATGGCGTAGACATCTTGAAAACGACAGTTGCTTAGATAATATGTCAGGAGAAGACAATCAAACCTCGGATACTACAGTGACCGCTGAGGATACAAGAGTGGAGTTGActgattattttctttctagTGTCGGAGGATTAGAATGGCAATATAACCAATAA